The Acidobacteriota bacterium genome includes a window with the following:
- a CDS encoding CDP-alcohol phosphatidyltransferase family protein, with protein MTTQVFTLANQLTMLRMLLVPVFVLLMLYGRFGWALLTFMFAGMTDLLDGLAARKTGGQTDLGAWLDPIADKLLIGATFIVLTLPNIGLVNRLPLWLTVTVISRDVGILLTVAIVSLAMGPRTFRPSPLGKLATAIFVVACVVVMFFNYLGYASVWVEVAIWVSLAVTLASWVDYVWRLARIINK; from the coding sequence ATGACCACGCAGGTCTTCACGCTGGCCAACCAGCTCACCATGCTGCGCATGTTGCTGGTGCCGGTGTTCGTGCTGCTGATGCTGTACGGCCGGTTCGGCTGGGCGCTGCTCACGTTCATGTTCGCCGGCATGACCGACCTGCTCGACGGACTCGCCGCGCGCAAGACCGGCGGCCAGACCGACCTGGGCGCGTGGCTCGACCCGATCGCCGACAAGCTGCTGATCGGGGCGACCTTCATCGTGCTGACGCTGCCGAACATCGGCCTCGTCAACCGCCTGCCCTTGTGGCTCACCGTGACGGTGATTAGTCGCGACGTCGGCATCCTGTTGACCGTCGCCATCGTCAGCCTGGCGATGGGTCCGCGCACGTTCCGTCCGTCGCCACTGGGCAAGCTCGCGACCGCGATTTTCGTGGTGGCGTGCGTGGTGGTGATGTTCTTCAACTACCTCGGGTACGCGTCCGTGTGGGTCGAGGTCGCGATCTGGGTGTCGCTGGCCGTCACGCTGGCCTCGTGGGTCGATTACGTCTGGCGGCTGGCGCGAATCATCAACAAGTAG
- a CDS encoding DEAD/DEAH box helicase, translated as MPFTTLGLGSKITTALKEQGYVEPTPIQAKAIPVILEGRDMIGVAQTGTGKTAAFVLPLLERLGAAPPAKHMRALVVAPTRELVAQIEENIRAYGRHLPLRYATIFGGVGEGPQIQALRRGVDIAVATPGRLLDLMQQRHVSFADLQVLVLDEADRMLDMGFLPPIRKIVAATPKVRQTLLFSATLSKEIEAVSKEFLKTPVLVEIGARSTPVEAVAQWIVEVSQAAKVPALVHLLKDAALESVLVFSRTKHGADRIARKLEDAGIRCATLHSNRTQGQRILALKRFKSGDVRCLVATDIAARGIDVDGISHVINYDFPPQPEDYVHRIGRTGRAHAIGDAISFVSHDEMDDLRRLERFLGRGIARRKLEGFIANTPHPPSRSATVDRSASRSAPGDKPNAAAGVSIGHRPPGGGRSHARPGGHRPGGGAAGGSWRPRGPGGQRSGPSGRRGRT; from the coding sequence TTGCCATTCACCACCCTCGGCCTCGGCTCGAAGATCACCACCGCACTCAAGGAACAGGGCTACGTCGAGCCGACGCCGATCCAGGCCAAGGCGATTCCCGTCATCCTGGAAGGCCGCGACATGATCGGCGTGGCCCAGACCGGCACCGGCAAGACCGCCGCGTTCGTGCTGCCGCTGCTCGAGCGGCTGGGCGCCGCGCCGCCGGCGAAGCACATGCGGGCGCTGGTGGTCGCGCCCACCCGCGAGCTGGTGGCGCAAATCGAAGAGAACATCCGCGCCTACGGCCGGCACCTGCCGCTGCGCTACGCCACCATCTTCGGCGGCGTCGGCGAAGGCCCGCAGATCCAGGCGCTGCGCCGGGGCGTTGACATCGCCGTGGCCACGCCCGGGCGCCTGCTCGACCTCATGCAGCAACGTCACGTGAGCTTCGCCGACCTGCAAGTGCTGGTGCTGGACGAGGCCGACCGCATGCTCGACATGGGGTTCCTGCCGCCGATCCGGAAGATCGTCGCGGCCACGCCCAAGGTCCGGCAGACCCTGCTCTTTTCCGCCACCCTGTCGAAGGAGATCGAGGCGGTCTCGAAGGAGTTCCTCAAGACGCCGGTGCTGGTCGAGATTGGCGCGCGCTCGACCCCGGTCGAGGCCGTGGCGCAATGGATCGTCGAGGTGTCGCAGGCCGCCAAGGTGCCCGCGCTCGTCCACCTGCTGAAGGACGCGGCGCTCGAGTCGGTGCTGGTGTTCTCGCGCACCAAGCACGGCGCCGATCGCATTGCCCGCAAGCTCGAGGACGCCGGCATTCGCTGCGCCACGCTGCACTCGAACCGCACCCAGGGCCAGCGCATCCTGGCGCTCAAGCGGTTCAAGTCGGGCGACGTCCGCTGCCTGGTGGCGACCGACATCGCCGCCCGCGGCATCGATGTGGACGGCATCTCGCACGTCATCAACTACGACTTCCCGCCGCAGCCCGAAGACTACGTGCACCGCATTGGCCGCACCGGCCGGGCACACGCCATCGGCGACGCCATTAGTTTTGTCTCGCACGACGAGATGGATGATCTGCGCCGGCTCGAGCGCTTCCTGGGCCGAGGCATCGCCCGCCGCAAGCTCGAGGGATTCATTGCCAACACGCCTCATCCACCTTCGCGTTCCGCTACGGTGGACAGGTCCGCGTCGCGTTCCGCTCCGGGGGACAAGCCCAACGCCGCCGCTGGTGTAAGCATTGGTCACCGGCCGCCCGGTGGCGGACGTTCGCATGCGCGGCCCGGCGGTCATCGGCCCGGCGGCGGTGCCGCTGGCGGTTCCTGGCGGCCACGTGGGCCCGGCGGCCAGCGCAGCGGCCCCTCAGGCCGGCGCGGCCGCACGTAG
- a CDS encoding putative Na+/H+ antiporter translates to MPELPSEFPRALSSYPSTDGQPLWDILAARIEAEPLNAVATVIFLLAVTHTFFAARFKAAAHHAQEHHDAASRAAGVPPLPSVKAELLHFLGEVEVIFALWGVPLLVAIAASRDWHSAVVYLNDTVNYQEAMFVVVIMALAATRPVVQLAETILRRIASLGGCTPAAWWMTILIVAPLLGSLITEAAAMTIGALLLARQFFDLQPSPTLRYATLGLLFVNVSIGGTLTHFAAPPVLMVAGPWGWDTPFMLGHFGTRATIAILISTFAYALVFRREFVTLGTRAAVPEDEIPAVEAVDGRQLLPIPWWVTMVHLAFMAWSVFNLHYPALLIGGFLFFLGFSVATAAYQTTVDIKTPLLVGFFLAGLVVHGGLQGWWIGPVLGRLTEEPLFWSATLLTAFNDNALITYLATLVPLSDSLKVAVVEGAVTGGGLTVIANAPNPAGQALLSRFFGGAINPLKLLMAAAIPTLVSAAMFRWV, encoded by the coding sequence ATGCCGGAGCTGCCTTCCGAATTTCCGCGAGCGCTGAGCTCGTATCCATCCACTGACGGCCAACCACTGTGGGACATCCTGGCAGCCCGGATTGAGGCCGAGCCCCTCAATGCGGTCGCGACGGTGATCTTTCTGCTGGCGGTCACCCACACCTTTTTCGCCGCGCGGTTCAAGGCGGCCGCGCACCACGCGCAGGAACACCACGACGCGGCCAGCCGCGCCGCCGGTGTGCCGCCCCTGCCAAGCGTCAAGGCCGAGCTGCTGCACTTCCTCGGCGAAGTGGAAGTGATCTTCGCGTTATGGGGCGTGCCGCTGCTCGTGGCGATCGCGGCGTCGCGCGATTGGCACTCCGCCGTGGTCTACCTGAACGACACGGTCAACTATCAGGAGGCGATGTTCGTCGTGGTGATCATGGCGCTCGCCGCCACCCGCCCGGTGGTTCAGCTCGCCGAGACCATTCTTCGCCGCATCGCCAGCCTGGGTGGCTGCACGCCGGCCGCCTGGTGGATGACCATCCTGATTGTCGCGCCGCTGCTCGGCTCCCTGATCACCGAGGCCGCGGCCATGACCATCGGCGCGCTCCTGCTGGCCCGACAGTTCTTTGATCTGCAGCCGTCGCCGACGCTGCGCTACGCCACGCTGGGGCTGCTGTTCGTCAACGTCTCGATCGGCGGCACCCTGACCCACTTCGCGGCGCCGCCGGTACTGATGGTGGCGGGTCCCTGGGGATGGGACACGCCGTTCATGCTGGGACACTTCGGCACCCGCGCGACCATCGCCATTCTGATCTCGACGTTTGCGTATGCCTTGGTCTTCCGTCGTGAATTCGTCACCCTCGGCACCCGTGCGGCGGTGCCGGAGGATGAAATTCCCGCCGTCGAGGCCGTCGACGGCCGCCAGCTGCTGCCCATCCCGTGGTGGGTGACCATGGTCCACCTCGCGTTCATGGCGTGGTCGGTCTTCAACCTCCACTACCCGGCGTTGCTGATTGGCGGCTTCCTGTTCTTCCTGGGCTTCTCGGTCGCCACCGCCGCCTATCAGACGACCGTCGACATCAAGACGCCGCTGCTGGTGGGCTTCTTCCTGGCCGGCCTCGTGGTGCACGGCGGATTGCAGGGCTGGTGGATTGGGCCCGTCCTCGGCAGGCTCACAGAAGAGCCCTTGTTCTGGAGCGCGACCCTGCTGACAGCGTTCAACGACAACGCCTTGATCACCTACCTCGCCACCCTCGTGCCACTGAGCGACAGCCTCAAGGTGGCCGTGGTCGAAGGCGCGGTCACCGGCGGCGGCCTCACCGTGATTGCCAACGCCCCCAACCCGGCGGGACAGGCACTGCTCAGCCGGTTCTTCGGCGGTGCCATCAACCCCCTGAAACTCTTGATGGCCGCCGCCATCCCCACCCTCGTGTCCGCCGCGATGTTCCGCTGGGTCTAG
- a CDS encoding SDR family oxidoreductase has translation MPRVVITGAAGFIGSHLSEALLDRGFSVVGVDNLLTGDLANIAHLRDRNFQFIRHDVTNYIDIDGPVDYVLHWASPASPIDYLELPIPTLKVGALGTHKALGLAKAKGATFMIASTSEVYGDPLEHPQKETYWGNVNPIGPRGVYDEAKRFAEAMTVAYRRFHNLDTKIVRIFNTYGPRMRIRDGRAVPAFMTQALLNQDVTVFGDGSQTRSFCYISDLVDGLIRLMLSKENDPINIGNPQEMTIEQIARQIIKMTGSTSQIIYKPLPTDDPKVRQPDITRARTLLGWEPKVSLEEGLGHTIGYFKTKVLGS, from the coding sequence GTGCCGCGCGTAGTCATTACCGGCGCCGCCGGCTTCATCGGCTCTCACCTGTCCGAGGCGTTGCTCGACCGCGGCTTCTCGGTGGTCGGCGTCGACAACCTGTTGACGGGTGACCTGGCGAACATCGCGCACCTGCGCGACCGCAACTTCCAGTTCATTCGTCACGACGTCACCAACTACATCGACATCGATGGCCCGGTGGACTACGTGCTCCACTGGGCGAGCCCGGCGAGCCCGATTGACTATCTCGAGCTCCCCATCCCGACGCTCAAGGTGGGCGCGCTCGGCACGCACAAGGCGCTCGGCCTGGCCAAGGCCAAGGGCGCGACCTTCATGATTGCCTCGACCTCCGAAGTCTACGGCGACCCGCTCGAGCACCCGCAGAAAGAGACCTACTGGGGCAACGTCAACCCGATCGGCCCGCGCGGCGTTTATGACGAAGCCAAGCGGTTTGCCGAGGCCATGACGGTGGCGTATCGCCGCTTCCACAACCTCGACACCAAGATCGTCCGCATCTTCAACACCTACGGCCCACGGATGCGCATTCGTGACGGCCGCGCCGTGCCGGCGTTCATGACGCAGGCGCTGCTGAACCAGGACGTCACGGTGTTTGGCGACGGCTCGCAGACGCGAAGTTTCTGCTACATCAGCGACCTGGTGGACGGCTTGATTCGGCTGATGCTGTCGAAGGAGAACGATCCGATCAACATCGGCAATCCGCAAGAGATGACGATCGAGCAGATCGCGCGGCAGATCATCAAGATGACCGGCTCGACCAGCCAGATCATCTACAAGCCGCTGCCGACCGACGACCCGAAGGTCCGGCAGCCCGACATCACCCGCGCGCGCACGCTGCTCGGCTGGGAACCCAAGGTCTCGCTCGAGGAAGGCCTCGGGCACACCATCGGTTATTTCAAGACCAAGGTCCTGGGTTCGTAG
- the hflX gene encoding GTPase HflX, with protein sequence MSARRPVLVERAALVGLVTGGARRVDAEHSLEELGGLAEAAGARVVLRVLQERPKPDSATFLGSGKVEVLAAASAEADADVVIFDNELSPAQLRELSKRLDRKVVDRTQLILDIFARRARTREGKLQVELAQLKYLLPRLVGATAGLSQQGGGIGTRGPGETKLEADRRRIRVRMKVLSDDIDVVRRRRTQLRERRQKMDAPTVALVGYTNAGKTTLFNRLTKSDAEASDALFVTLDPLVRRVSLPDRRELLMSDTVGFIDRLPHTLVAAFRATLEETADADLVLHVIDAANPEHERHMAAVTRVLEEVGAHLVPRIEVYNKVDQLSADERRRLQETDPSALLISAATGKGCDALLESVASRLALDQQRVTLDLDLSDPAQAERLAWVYRHATVHSHATMGDHATLEVDLPRRLLPKVGMATPVAPKARGRRA encoded by the coding sequence ATGAGTGCTCGTCGTCCCGTGCTCGTCGAACGAGCGGCGCTAGTTGGCCTGGTCACGGGCGGCGCGCGGCGAGTCGACGCCGAACATTCCCTCGAAGAGTTGGGCGGCCTCGCCGAGGCCGCGGGTGCCCGCGTCGTGCTGCGCGTGCTGCAGGAGCGGCCCAAACCCGACTCGGCCACGTTCCTGGGCAGCGGCAAGGTCGAGGTGCTGGCCGCGGCCAGCGCCGAGGCCGACGCCGACGTCGTGATCTTCGACAACGAGTTGTCGCCGGCGCAGCTGCGCGAGCTCAGCAAGCGCCTGGATCGCAAGGTCGTCGACCGCACCCAGCTGATTCTCGACATTTTCGCCCGGCGTGCCCGCACCCGCGAGGGCAAGCTGCAGGTCGAACTGGCCCAGCTCAAGTACCTGTTGCCCCGCCTGGTCGGCGCCACCGCCGGCCTGTCACAGCAAGGGGGCGGCATCGGCACTCGCGGCCCCGGTGAAACCAAGCTCGAAGCGGATCGCCGGCGCATTCGGGTGCGCATGAAGGTGCTGTCCGACGATATCGATGTCGTCCGCCGCCGGCGCACGCAGTTGCGGGAACGGCGCCAGAAGATGGATGCGCCGACCGTGGCGCTGGTCGGCTACACCAATGCCGGCAAGACGACGCTGTTCAACCGGCTGACCAAGTCTGACGCCGAGGCGTCGGATGCGCTGTTCGTGACGCTCGATCCGCTGGTGCGCCGCGTCTCGCTGCCCGACCGGCGCGAGCTGTTGATGAGCGATACCGTCGGCTTCATCGACCGCCTGCCGCACACGCTGGTCGCCGCGTTCAGGGCCACGCTCGAGGAGACGGCCGATGCCGACCTCGTCCTCCACGTGATTGATGCCGCCAATCCAGAGCACGAACGGCACATGGCCGCGGTCACGCGAGTGCTCGAAGAAGTGGGCGCACACCTGGTTCCGCGGATCGAGGTCTACAACAAGGTCGATCAACTGTCGGCGGACGAGCGTCGCCGCCTGCAAGAAACGGATCCCTCAGCGCTGCTGATTTCGGCCGCGACCGGCAAGGGCTGTGACGCCCTGCTCGAAAGCGTGGCCTCGCGTCTGGCGCTGGATCAGCAGCGTGTCACCCTCGACCTGGATCTCTCGGATCCGGCGCAAGCCGAGCGCCTGGCCTGGGTCTATCGCCATGCCACCGTGCACAGCCACGCGACCATGGGTGATCACGCCACGTTGGAGGTGGATTTGCCCCGCCGCCTGCTGCCGAAGGTTGGAATGGCGACACCGGTGGCGCCGAAAGCGCGAGGACGCCGTGCGTAG
- a CDS encoding glycosyltransferase produces MRVALIHDWITGMRGGEKALEVFCELFPAADLFTLVYLKGTVTPVIEKRLVKKSPIHWLPMAGTLYRQYLPLFPMAVEQFDLDGYDLVISTSHCAAKSVVVTGRARHLCYCLTPMRYAWDQFDAYFGPDRVGKVPSALLRPVLAGLARWDRATEGRVHRYLAISQYVARRIALYYNRQSTLVHPPVDTEFYSPASDEAVTAVPSTKSPNHQIANSPHFLVVSALVPYKRVDLAMMAARQAGVRLTVVGSGPERQSLERLTGDGIELAGWRTDEEIRDLYRTCTAAILPGEEDFGIVPVEAQACGRPVVALGRGGALDTVIEGETGVLFGEPTVASLAAGLQRAAATRWNPARIRAHAETFSRQRFVAAIEHVVDDTMRAPAGTRW; encoded by the coding sequence GTGCGCGTCGCACTCATCCACGACTGGATCACTGGTATGCGCGGAGGGGAGAAGGCGCTCGAGGTGTTCTGCGAGCTCTTCCCCGCCGCCGACCTGTTCACGCTGGTCTATCTGAAGGGCACGGTCACGCCGGTCATCGAGAAGCGGCTGGTGAAGAAATCACCCATCCACTGGCTGCCGATGGCGGGCACGCTCTATCGGCAGTACTTGCCGCTCTTCCCCATGGCGGTCGAGCAGTTCGACCTCGACGGCTACGACCTGGTGATCAGCACCAGCCACTGCGCCGCCAAGTCGGTGGTGGTCACGGGCCGGGCGCGGCACCTCTGCTATTGCCTGACGCCCATGCGCTACGCGTGGGACCAGTTCGATGCCTACTTCGGCCCGGATCGGGTCGGCAAGGTGCCAAGCGCCCTGCTGCGGCCGGTGCTGGCCGGTCTGGCCCGCTGGGACCGGGCCACCGAGGGTCGGGTACACCGCTATCTCGCTATCTCTCAATATGTTGCGCGGAGGATCGCGCTGTACTATAATCGTCAGTCGACCCTTGTTCATCCACCGGTCGACACTGAGTTCTACAGCCCCGCCTCGGACGAGGCGGTGACAGCCGTGCCGTCAACCAAATCACCAAATCACCAGATCGCCAATTCACCACATTTCCTGGTGGTGTCTGCACTGGTGCCGTACAAGCGCGTCGACCTGGCCATGATGGCCGCCCGCCAGGCCGGTGTGCGGCTCACGGTCGTCGGCAGCGGCCCCGAACGGCAGAGCCTGGAGCGCCTCACCGGCGACGGCATCGAGCTGGCCGGCTGGCGAACGGACGAGGAGATCCGGGACTTGTATCGAACCTGCACCGCGGCGATCCTCCCCGGCGAAGAAGACTTCGGCATCGTCCCGGTCGAGGCCCAGGCCTGCGGCCGCCCGGTGGTGGCGCTCGGCCGCGGCGGCGCGCTCGACACGGTGATCGAGGGCGAGACCGGCGTGCTGTTCGGCGAGCCGACGGTAGCGTCGCTGGCCGCGGGGTTACAGCGCGCCGCGGCGACGCGGTGGAACCCGGCGCGCATTCGCGCCCACGCGGAAACCTTCTCCCGGCAGCGATTCGTCGCCGCGATCGAGCACGTCGTGGACGACACCATGCGCGCCCCGGCAGGCACCCGGTGGTAA
- a CDS encoding S-layer homology domain-containing protein produces the protein MIAFGAACAPKAPPAVVGAPKHPDFMFPVAPEGTLPAQVSRLDRGWQYLQIDDTRNAEREFLAAIKQQAAFYPADAALGYVALARGHEADAVARFDRALATEATYVPALVGRGRALLELDRVGEALVNFEAALAVDPTLVDLKGRVDVLRFRATQDMLGRAKAATDGRRWDEAKAAYQQAIAASPESAFLYRELASVEQQAGDPAGALEHYRKAVELDASDARSWAAIGGLLEVNDDVVGALTAYERARAVDPDEVPEAAVTRVRDRAALLKLPAEYRAIPANPGIARGEVAALIGIRLDTLVARARPRQLIITDTRGHWAQQWINAVARAGIMDPLPNYAFQPAQRVRRGELALTVSRLLALIGAGRPGLQKKWQAAKVPVADVPASHLSYPYVSQAVAAGVMSLTNGNFDLLRNVSGAEAYEVISRLEALARP, from the coding sequence GTGATCGCATTTGGCGCGGCCTGCGCGCCCAAGGCGCCGCCGGCCGTCGTCGGTGCGCCGAAGCATCCTGACTTCATGTTTCCGGTGGCGCCCGAGGGGACGCTCCCGGCGCAGGTGTCGCGGCTCGACCGCGGCTGGCAGTACTTGCAGATCGACGACACGCGCAACGCTGAGCGGGAGTTCCTGGCCGCGATCAAGCAGCAGGCCGCGTTCTATCCGGCCGACGCGGCTCTCGGATACGTCGCCCTGGCACGCGGCCACGAGGCCGACGCCGTGGCACGGTTCGATCGGGCGCTCGCGACCGAGGCGACCTACGTCCCCGCGCTCGTCGGACGAGGCCGGGCCTTGCTGGAACTGGATCGCGTCGGCGAAGCCCTGGTCAATTTCGAGGCGGCGCTCGCCGTGGATCCGACGCTCGTTGACCTGAAGGGGCGCGTCGATGTGCTGCGCTTCCGCGCGACCCAGGACATGCTGGGCCGCGCCAAGGCCGCGACCGACGGCCGGCGATGGGACGAGGCAAAGGCGGCGTACCAGCAAGCGATTGCGGCCTCGCCCGAGTCGGCGTTTCTCTATCGCGAACTGGCATCGGTGGAGCAGCAGGCCGGCGACCCGGCCGGGGCGCTCGAACATTACCGCAAGGCGGTGGAACTCGACGCGAGTGACGCGCGCTCGTGGGCGGCCATCGGCGGGCTGCTCGAAGTCAACGATGATGTCGTGGGTGCGTTGACGGCTTATGAACGGGCGAGAGCTGTCGATCCGGACGAGGTGCCCGAGGCAGCGGTCACCCGGGTACGCGACCGCGCCGCCTTGCTGAAGCTGCCGGCCGAGTATCGCGCCATTCCCGCCAACCCCGGCATCGCGCGAGGCGAGGTCGCGGCCCTGATTGGCATTCGGCTCGACACGCTCGTCGCGCGGGCGCGGCCGCGCCAGTTGATCATCACCGACACTCGCGGCCACTGGGCGCAGCAGTGGATCAACGCCGTGGCCAGGGCCGGCATCATGGATCCGCTGCCCAATTACGCGTTCCAGCCTGCCCAGCGGGTCCGCCGCGGTGAACTGGCCCTCACCGTGTCGCGGCTGCTGGCGCTGATTGGCGCCGGCAGGCCCGGGCTGCAGAAGAAATGGCAGGCGGCCAAGGTGCCGGTGGCCGACGTCCCGGCCAGTCACCTCAGTTATCCCTACGTCTCGCAGGCCGTGGCCGCCGGCGTCATGTCGCTCACCAACGGCAACTTCGACCTGCTGCGCAACGTGAGCGGCGCGGAGGCTTACGAAGTGATCAGCCGGCTCGAGGCACTGGCCCGGCCATGA
- a CDS encoding phage holin family protein, producing the protein MDASRSEQSLGSLLSDLSQQTADLVRQETRLAKAELGQKVTELKRPALLIGAGAAAGLTALMTTAMALTLLLIELGVTPWAAAVICTAILALTAFALVQTGLSAFAGRSLVPDQTIHSIKETTQWLKNETR; encoded by the coding sequence ATGGATGCGTCACGTTCTGAACAGTCGCTCGGCAGCCTGTTGTCGGATCTGTCTCAACAGACGGCCGACCTCGTTCGGCAAGAGACTCGATTGGCCAAAGCGGAGCTGGGCCAAAAGGTCACGGAGCTGAAACGGCCCGCCCTGCTAATCGGGGCCGGTGCTGCCGCCGGGCTGACGGCGTTGATGACGACGGCGATGGCGCTGACGCTGTTGCTGATCGAACTTGGCGTCACCCCGTGGGCCGCGGCGGTGATCTGCACGGCCATTCTGGCCCTCACGGCCTTCGCACTGGTCCAGACCGGCCTGTCGGCTTTCGCGGGCCGCAGCCTGGTGCCCGACCAGACGATTCATTCAATCAAGGAGACGACCCAGTGGCTGAAGAACGAAACCCGGTGA
- a CDS encoding undecaprenyl-phosphate glucose phosphotransferase, with product MVRRHNRLLVAFHVATDAVLAMVAFLLAYVLRFESALFEITRGQPPIEQYFGVLPFVALVVPIGFHFQGLYRLRRGRSRIDDFFNVLVGSIFAVVLGIVSTLYFQAYYASNAQRDIGAFEVSRLVWGLFLGCNIAFGYLSRKFIREALERRWLAGVGLRRILIAGAGELGRVVADRMLEHRELGYQLVGFVDDKAGGDHLGYRGLPLLGSLSEAAEIVANEKIDDLYVALPLEEHMKLLDLVESTSREGVDIKVVPDLLQFIALRARLEDLDGVPVINLNDVPHQGLSAFIKRALDIVISAGALAVMALPGLLISWLIKRNSPGPVFYTQERMGLDGKQFHVYKFRTMPIDAEPEGPVWGDENDPRATGIGAWLRAHDLDEWPQFWNVLVGEMSIVGPRPERPFFVEQFKHRIPQYMLRHKVKAGITGWAQVNGWRGNTSLEKRIEYDLYYIENWSVTLDIKIMWLTLLRVLTPNRGAA from the coding sequence GTGGTAAGGCGACACAACCGCCTGCTGGTGGCGTTTCACGTGGCCACCGATGCCGTCCTGGCGATGGTGGCGTTCCTGCTGGCCTACGTCCTGCGCTTCGAATCGGCCCTGTTCGAGATCACCCGTGGTCAGCCGCCGATCGAGCAGTATTTTGGCGTCCTGCCGTTCGTGGCGCTGGTGGTCCCGATCGGGTTCCATTTCCAGGGCCTCTACCGGCTGCGCCGGGGCCGCTCGCGCATCGACGACTTCTTCAACGTGCTGGTCGGCAGCATCTTCGCGGTGGTGCTCGGCATTGTCAGCACGCTGTATTTCCAGGCCTACTACGCGTCGAACGCGCAGCGCGACATTGGCGCGTTTGAAGTATCGCGCCTGGTCTGGGGCCTGTTCCTCGGCTGCAACATCGCCTTCGGCTACCTGTCGCGCAAGTTCATTCGCGAGGCGCTTGAACGGCGCTGGCTGGCGGGCGTTGGGCTGCGGCGGATCCTGATCGCGGGCGCCGGCGAGCTCGGCCGCGTCGTCGCCGACCGCATGCTCGAGCATCGCGAGTTGGGATACCAGCTCGTCGGATTCGTGGACGACAAGGCCGGCGGCGATCACCTGGGCTATCGCGGCCTGCCGCTGCTCGGCTCGCTCAGCGAGGCGGCCGAGATTGTCGCCAACGAGAAGATCGACGACCTCTACGTCGCGTTGCCGCTCGAAGAGCACATGAAGCTGCTCGACCTGGTCGAGTCAACCAGCCGCGAGGGCGTTGACATCAAGGTGGTGCCCGACCTGCTGCAATTCATTGCGCTCAGGGCGCGACTCGAAGACCTCGACGGCGTGCCCGTCATCAACCTGAACGACGTCCCGCACCAGGGCCTGAGCGCGTTCATCAAGCGCGCCCTCGACATCGTGATTTCCGCCGGGGCGCTCGCGGTCATGGCGTTGCCGGGCTTGCTGATCTCGTGGCTGATCAAGCGCAACTCGCCCGGTCCGGTGTTCTACACGCAGGAGCGCATGGGCCTCGACGGCAAGCAGTTCCACGTCTACAAGTTCCGGACCATGCCGATCGATGCCGAACCCGAGGGGCCGGTGTGGGGCGACGAGAACGACCCGCGCGCCACCGGCATCGGCGCCTGGCTGCGCGCCCACGACCTGGACGAGTGGCCGCAGTTCTGGAACGTGCTGGTCGGCGAGATGTCGATTGTCGGCCCCCGGCCGGAGCGGCCGTTCTTCGTCGAGCAGTTCAAGCACCGCATTCCGCAGTACATGCTGCGCCACAAGGTGAAGGCCGGCATCACCGGCTGGGCCCAGGTCAACGGCTGGCGCGGCAACACCTCGCTCGAGAAACGCATCGAGTACGACCTGTATTACATCGAGAACTGGTCGGTAACCCTGGACATCAAAATTATGTGGCTGACCCTGCTCCGCGTCCTCACCCCTAATCGCGGGGCCGCGTAG
- a CDS encoding DUF3618 domain-containing protein, with amino-acid sequence MAEERNPVTGTVAGETGAIRNEIARTRSEMSNTIGEIQDRLKPEHLIQQAKDSVQEAAAVKMRTIMHSANHAAGAVAGTTRRAADQATDYVKHHPVQFALVAAGVTWLLTRNNRHEWRGTRGYNVANDWQGSDAAEGYVAQAKDKTREVVDQVRDAASTASAQVRDAASTATDQVQQSWQRAGHTSQRWLTENPLAVGVAAVAAGVALGLVVPGTRLEDRTLGETRDSMVEKAGEAARDLRDAVAVKAKDVAAEVMGEVAPAATPPAAQSAALPRSSAGSYRPT; translated from the coding sequence GTGGCTGAAGAACGAAACCCGGTGACGGGAACGGTCGCTGGCGAGACGGGGGCGATCCGAAATGAGATCGCCCGCACGCGCAGCGAGATGAGCAACACGATTGGCGAAATTCAAGACCGGCTGAAGCCCGAGCACCTGATCCAGCAAGCCAAGGACAGTGTGCAGGAGGCGGCCGCAGTAAAGATGAGGACCATTATGCATTCTGCAAACCACGCCGCGGGAGCCGTGGCCGGGACCACGCGAAGAGCGGCCGACCAGGCCACCGACTACGTCAAGCACCACCCCGTGCAATTCGCCTTGGTGGCGGCCGGAGTCACGTGGCTGCTGACGCGCAACAATCGCCACGAGTGGCGGGGCACGCGCGGCTACAACGTCGCCAACGACTGGCAGGGATCGGACGCGGCGGAGGGGTACGTCGCACAGGCGAAGGATAAGACCCGCGAAGTGGTCGACCAGGTGCGCGACGCCGCCTCGACCGCCAGCGCCCAGGTGCGCGACGCCGCGTCGACCGCCACCGACCAGGTGCAGCAGAGTTGGCAGCGTGCTGGCCACACCTCGCAGCGATGGCTCACCGAGAACCCGCTGGCCGTTGGTGTCGCCGCCGTCGCGGCCGGTGTCGCGCTTGGCTTGGTGGTTCCGGGCACCCGGCTCGAGGATCGAACGCTCGGCGAAACCCGTGATTCGATGGTCGAAAAGGCCGGCGAGGCCGCGCGTGATCTGCGCGACGCCGTCGCGGTGAAGGCGAAGGACGTAGCCGCGGAGGTGATGGGTGAAGTGGCGCCGGCCGCAACGCCGCCCGCCGCGCAATCCGCAGCGCTACCCAGGAGCTCGGCCGGCAGCTATCGACCGACCTAG